The following are encoded together in the Triticum dicoccoides isolate Atlit2015 ecotype Zavitan chromosome 6B, WEW_v2.0, whole genome shotgun sequence genome:
- the LOC119324348 gene encoding phospholipase A1-Ibeta2, chloroplastic-like, whose amino-acid sequence MSIAAAVTGTATAAVHAPVHHAPHHASTQRTAPRREQSPLNPSSQALRAAGSGASPAADGVRTHIANLDRVLGKPPRTPSQAGPPSSKQEQESEQEPLNIRHGLLNALNLSFFVPMPGMRARMAADEHMSPRSLMHMQQLLSADSPRASPRSTIGPRWRALHGEGGWAGLLDPLDSDLRRELLRYGDFVQAAYQAFHSLPTAAARHRGLMLPDRSYRPTRSLFATSALSMPPWAKRPNTPEWLTQQSNWIGYVAVCESEREVARMGRRDIAIVLRGTATCLEWAENLRASLVPLDGETGEGKQAGPEDPKVARGFRSLYKTAGEKVKSLSEDVMDEVRRLMEKYKGEELSITIVGHSLGGALALLVADEIATTVPDAPPVAVVSFGGPKVGNAAFVDKLKQSGKVNVLRIVNAGDMVTKVPGVAPRLPLSKEQYQHVGAELRIDSKNSPCLRPDVGPASRHDLEAYLHLIDGFTATGHPFRYDARRSVIRLLQLQKGNVKKEYVNRARELGVDPAAPADVGRSMAYGNCAVASPS is encoded by the coding sequence ATGTCAATTGCCGCGGCTGTCACCGGAACCGCCACCGCGGCGGTGCATGCGCCCGTGCACCACGCGCCGCACCACGCCTCTACGCAGCGCACGGCGCCGCGGCGCGAGCAGTCGCCGCTCAACCCGAGCTCGCAGGCGCTGCGCGCCGCTGGGTCCGGGGCCTCGCCCGCCGCGGATGGCGTGAGGACGCACATCGCCAACCTTGACCGCGTGCTCGGGAAGCCGCCGAGGACGCCGAGCCAGGCGGGGCCGCCCAGCAGCAAGCAGGAGCAGGAGAGCGAGCAGGAGCCGCTTAACATCAGGCACGGCCTGCTCAACGCGCTCAACCTCTCCTTCTTCGTGCCCATGCCCGGGATGCGGGCGCGCATGGCCGCGGACGAGCACATGTCGCCGCGCAGCCTCATGCACATGCAGCAGCTCCTCTCGGCCGACTCCCCGCGCGCGTCCCCGAGGAGCACCATCGGCCCCCGGTGGCGCGCCCTCCACGGGGAGGGCGGGTGGGCTGGACTCCTCGACCCGCTCGACTCCGACCTCCGCCGAGAGCTCCTCCGCTACGGCGACTTCGTGCAGGCGGCCTACCAGGCCTTCCACTCGCTGCCCACCGCGGCGGCGAGGCACCGTGGCCTCATGCTCCCGGACCGCTCCTACCGCCCCACGCGCAGCCTCTTCGCCACCTCCGCGCTCTCCATGCCGCCGTGGGCCAAGCGCCCCAACACCCCCGAGTGGCTCACGCAGCAGTCCAACTGGATCGGCTACGTCGCCGTGTGCGAGTCCGAGCGGGAGGTCGCCCGCATGGGCCGCCGGGACATCGCCATCGTGCTGCGCGGGACGGCCACCTGCCTCGAGTGGGCCGAGAACCTGCGCGCCTCGCTCGTGCCCCTCGACGGCGAGACCGGCGAGGGCAAGCAAGCCGGACCGGAGGATCCCAAGGTGGCTCGCGGATTCCGGAGCCTCTACAAGACGGCCGGGGAAAAGGTGAAGAGCCTCTCGGAGGACGTCATGGACGAGGTGAGACGCCTCATGGAGAAGTACAAGGGCGAGGAGCTGAGCATCACGATCGTCGGGCACAGCctcggcggcgcgctggcgctcctggTGGCCGACGAGATCGCCACCACCGTCCCCGATGCCCCGCCGGTCGCCGTGGTCTCCTTCGGCGGCCCGAAGGTGGGCAACGCCGCGTTCGTGGACAAGCTCAAGCAGAGCGGCAAGGTCAACGTCCTCCGCATCGTTAACGCGGGCGACATGGTCACCAAGGTGCCCGGCGTGGCGCCGCGGCTGCCGCTGAGCAAGGAGCAGTACCAGCACGTGGGCGCGGAGCTGCGCATCGACAGCAAGAACTCGCCGTGCCTGCGCCCCGACGTGGGCCCGGCGAGCCGGCACGACCTGGAGGCGTACCTGCACCTCATCGACGGGTTCACCGCGACGGGGCACCCGTTCCGGTACGACGCGCGGCGCAGCGTGATACGGCTGCTGCAGCTGCAGAAGGGGAACGTGAAGAAGGAGTACGTGAACCGCGCCCGGGAGCTCGGCGTCGACCCCGCCGCGCCGGCGGACGTCGGCCGGAGCATGGCGTACGGCAACTGCGCCGTGGCGAGCCCGTCATGA